A DNA window from Primulina tabacum isolate GXHZ01 chromosome 12, ASM2559414v2, whole genome shotgun sequence contains the following coding sequences:
- the LOC142520817 gene encoding GDSL esterase/lipase At1g74460-like, translating to MRPVEEMFGMRFEKSVVIFWAISLGYFINGHECEVVQFIFGDSLSDVGNNNNLAKSLARASLPWYGIDFGTGLPNGRFSNGRTVADIIGDIMGLARPPAFLDPSLNEDVILKNGVNFASGGGGILNETGSLFIQRFGLYKQIELFRGTQELVRAKIGDTEADKFFQQARYVVALGSNDFINNYLMPVYSDSWTYSDDSFNQYLLQTLQDQLTVLHGLGARKLMVFGLGPMGCIPLQRVLSSSGGCQERTNNLALRFNEGAGKVVANLSNHLPNATFKFGDAYDVVNDLISNPNKYGFSNSDSPCCSFGKIRPALTCIPASSLCKDRSKYVFWDEYHPSDGANQLIANELIKKLGFEPVNQTDPSSPSPSGK from the exons ATGAGACCTGTCGAGGAAATGTTCGGGATGAGATTCGAAAAGTCAGTGGTGATATTTTGGGCGATCAGTCTCGGGTATTTCATCAACGGACATGAGTGTGAGGTAGTGCAGTTTATATTCGGAGATTCCTTGTCGGACGTCGGGAACAACAATAACCTCGCCAAGAGTCTAGCTCGAGCTAGCTTGCCTTGGTATGGTATTGATTTCGGCACCGGTTTGCCCAATGGCAGGTTCTCTAATGGCCGAACAGTTGCTGATATAATAG GTGATATCATGGGGCTTGCAAGGCCTCCAGCATTTCTTGATCCATCTCTAAATGAAGATGTTATACTAAAAAATGGAGTGAATTTCGCCTCCGGAGGTGGCGGCATTTTGAATGAAACTGGCTCACTTTTT ATCCAGAGATTCGGGCTATACAAGCAAATAGAACTGTTTCGAGGGACACAAGAACTGGTTAGAGCCAAAATTGGAGACACTGAAGCAGATAAGTTCTTCCAACAAGCTCGATATGTCGTCGCGTTAGGAAGCAACGATTTCATAAATAACTACTTAATGCCGGTCTATAGCGATTCGTGGACTTATTCGGATGATAGCTTCAATCAGTATTTGCTGCAAACGCTACAAGACCAACTCACG GTGTTACATGGCTTGGGTGCACGAAAACTAATGGTTTTCGGGTTAGGTCCAATGGGTTGCATCCCACTTCAAAGGGTATTGAGTTCATCCGGTGGATGTCAAGAAAGAACCAACAATTTGGCTCTAAGGTTCAATGAAGGAGCTGGCAAAGTTGTGGCTAACTTGTCAAACCACCTCCCTAATGCCACCTTCAAGTTCGGAGATGCATATGATGTTGTCAATGATTTAATCAGCAATCCAAACAAATATG GGTTTAGCAACTCGGATTCTCCATGCTGCTCCTTCGGCAAGATTCGACCAGCTCTAACGTGCATCCCGGCATCATCACTGTGCAAAGATCGAAGCAAGTATGTGTTCTGGGACGAGTATCATCCATCGGATGGGGCTAATCAACTTATCGCAAACGAGTTAATCAAGAAACTTGGATTCGAACCCGTGAATCAGACGGA